ACAAAAAGATTGCAAGCTGCAAAAGCTTGATTAAtgtttctttgtattttccAGGCACTTGGAACGAGTGGGTGAGTACATTATAATTAGAGACTTCGCAGCAATTTAACCTCCATGTTTAACCCATCCAATGGcatcaaacacacatatacagtagtgactaggggcagtgagaacacacacacgcacacacacacacatacacacacacctggggCGGTAAAACAGTGCAAATTCAGTAAACTTCATCctaaggttgtgggttcaatgctTCCAGAGTGGCgaagcaatggctgcccaccgctccggcaATGTGTGTTCACCGTGATCAGTCGTGCTATAACACCCCTGGAGAAAAGAGGGTTAATTGGCCTTGCTCAAAAATACCAAAGTCTGCCTCCAATGGCAGCTCTACAGACTCACAACCACAACCAGTGGATGTGATCAACAACCCAGTGCTCTAGCCCATGTGGGCCCAGTGGTGggtcagcggttagagcactagGTTAGTTAAGTTAAGTGCGTTGATAAGttaaggcccaacagtggcagctcagcACTGCGAGCACTTCTTACAGGACTTATCAGTCCTGGGAatcgaaccagcaaccttccggTCCCAAGCTTTGCTCACCTTTAGACCACGCAGTGCAAGGTCAACCATACTACAGTTGATATAAAAGGTACTTGAATACGTGTTGTAACCACTAAGCCAACCCTGCCGATgaggttattgatcacatggttgtgggttctagACCTGGGTCTGCCTTTGAGCAAGATACTTAATACACTTAGAGCCACCACTGTGCCTACAGTTACCCAACCGTGGCAGGGTAGCAGCGCTCTGACCACTAACATAAGTCATAAGCCTACGAACATACATCGAAGTTCACCACAGCCGGCTGTTCCGATTGGTCGAACTTCTAAATGGGTGGGACACTATGTGATTTTATGGATCTGGCTCCTCATCTCTCTGTAAAACTGCTTGATATGGAAAGTGTAATCCCATAATAATCACACTGGTACCCTGTACCTGCTTTGCAAATCTGAAATGTGGAATGAAGTCTACTTCGTGTTTTGACAGTGATCTGTGCAGAAGGCGTGGCTTCGACTAtcccatctgcatctgcaacaaGGACCTGCAGAGCGCCTGGACCGTCCTGTAACCCCAATGCTTTAACCTTTCTCAGAATAAAGACACTTCTTAATCAGACATTAATGCATTACGTCATTCTCTTTAATGGGTTTGGTTTTCTGAACAGAAGGCCCAAGAGAACAGGAAGAGATTCCCCAGTCTCTGGATCTTCTCTGGATATTTACTTCTTGAGTCTTGACAATGGTGGTGGAGAGTCCTGAATTGAGCTTTCATCTGGTGACTGAAACAGCTTAAGCATATGACAttgctccatctctctccacAACCGGTCCAGGGACTAGTGTTATCGGTGTGGTGAGGGTTCGGTCATGGTGGGCCTTAGACACTAAGATACTTTTAGTTTGGTATGATGGTAATAATATCAAACTAaataataacattcctacagaacgtggtggtggaggttctccatcactgtgttcatcattagaacatctccaaagttctcctcatggagtctagtattatttagagttctcctcagatcaacacttggtttggtggtaaatcagggcttattgatggtaaatcaggcgagctgctgctgctgctgctgctgctgctgatggagttgaacacatcctccatgctgtgctggctggactgggaggggggcatccaggagaaccctggaagaaccgagctctgttcttcagactagctcaccgacaagatctcactactttctttcttcagaatgagaagctcttgtttctcctttttcctggatttatgttcacctgctttatgtGTTCTGAGGAGATCTGCAGAGTCTCTctggagttccactgctccacagctcaatgctggaggggctTTAAACAAAATCTACTGTGATGAAATCATCCTAAACTCCTGGTTTCTGGTAAAATGAGTCAAGAGGTAAATTATTAACGCTGCTTATTTACAAAGCAGCTTGTTTTTTAAGGCCAGCCATTTCAACACTGGCCGGACAACACTGCGCTCTGAGCTGAAGGCCAACATGAGGATTATTCTGCTTGCTGTCTGCTGTATTTGGCTGTTTCCAGGCAGTACCGGTGAGAACTTTGGAATTGTCCAGTTGGTGTCAATTTATACTGAACTGGTCTGGTTCTGTTGCGTGTAAGTAAGTCAACTTTTCAATCCCGTTAAAGTTCTGGCCTTATTTCCCACAGATGCGCAAAACTGTCCGAGTCCAACTCTTACTCAAGGCTATGTAGTCCCTCAGCAGGACGTCTATCAGCATGGCTCTACAGTGTCCTACAGCTGTAATCCTGGACTGAAAACGGCTCTAGAAACGTGGTGGGGAGAGTTAAAATGTGAAGGCGGCGAGTGGTCCCACACTCCTCAGTGTATTGGTAAGTGTGTTTTAGCCCATAGAACCGATGTAATGGACCACTGTTATTGGGAACTTGCATGAACTTCCATGAACttccatgtttatctgtttgtcaAACCAGCTGTGAGTGACTGTTTTGCACCAGAAGTGCCACATGCCAAACCAGTACAGGCACTACAGGCGTCATATTCCAGTAGCAGCAGGGTTGCCTTCGCTTGTGATAAAGGCTTTCAGTTTGAGGAAACAGATTTGCAGGAGGCCGTATGTGCAGATGGACAGTGGAAGCTGCCGGTGTGTAAACGTGAGTGAACTTCATGGTATCTTCAGAGAAACCTCTTACTGTAGTTTGTTGCCATTAAACAAAATGATTTTTCATTCCTCAGAAAAGCAGACTGCATGTGGGGTCCCTACCCGTGTTGCTAACGCAGTCATCAGACACCCATCCCAGAGTATGTTTGAACATACTGATGGAGTTGAATACCAGTGTAAACACGGGTATAAGATGGAAGGATATAAATACACCTACTGCATGTTTAGTGTCTGGACTCCTGCACCAAAGTGTGGTAAGACTAtctgacatttttattgtagaTACGTACGACTGGGAACGTCAACATGAAAAGCTTTAAAAAGTGTCTCCATTGAAGAAACGGTTCTGTGTTCCATACTCAATATTTGGATTTTTGTGGAGGTTTGTTGGGCAACAATCGGTTTAGtctgaactgtgttgggctacagttggttcagactgaactgtgttgggctacagttggttcAGACTGAATTGTATTGGACTACAgttggttcagacagaactgtgttgggctacaggtGGGTTAGACAGaattgtgttgggctacagttggttcAGACTGAaatgtgttgggctacagttggttcAGACAAAACTGTTGGGCTACATTTGGTTTAGACTGAATTGTATTGGATTACAGTTGGCTCAGtctgaactgtgttgggctacagttgggttagacagaactgtgttgggctacagttggttcAGACGGAAATGTGTTGGCCTACAGTTGGTTCAGACCAAactgttgggctacagttggttcAGACTGAATTGTATTGGACTACAGTTGGGTTAgactgaactgtgttgggctacagttgttTCAGgctgaactgtgttgggctacaggtGGGTTAGACAGaattgtgttgggctacagttggttcagactgaactgtgttgggctacaggtGGGTTAGACAGaattgtgttgggctacagttggttcagacagaactgtgttggactacatttggtttagattgaattgtgttgggctacagttggttcagactgaactgtgttgggctacagttggttcagactgaactgtgttgggctacatttGGTTCAGACataactgtgttgggctacagttggttcagactgaactgtgttgggctacagttggttaAGATTGaattgtgttgggctacagttggttcagactgaactgtgttgggctacagttggttcAGACTGAATTGTATTGGACTACAGTTGGTTCAgactgaactgtgttgggctacagttggttcAGATTGAATTGtattgggctacagttggttcAGACTGAACtatgttgggctacagttggttcAGACAAAACTGTGTTGAGCTACAGTTGGTTCAgactgaactgtgttgggctacagttggttcagactgaactgtgttgggctacaagTGGGTTAGACAGAATTgttttgggctacagttggttcAGACTGAATTGTATTGGACTACAGTTGGTTTAgactgaactgtgttgggctacagttggttcAGATTGAATTGtattgggctacagttggttcagacagaattgtgttgggctacagttggttcAGATGGaattgtgttgggctacagttggttcagactgaactgtgttgggctacagttggttcAGATTGAATTGTGATGGGCTACAGTTGGTTCAgactgaactgtgttgggctacagttggttcagactgaactgtgttgggctacagttggttcAGACTGAACTGTGTTGGGATACAGTTGGTTCAGATTGAATTGTGATGGGCTACAGTTGGTTCAgactgaactgtgttgggctacagttggttcagactgaactgtgttgggctacagttggttcAGACTGAACTGTGTTGGGATACAGTTGGTTCAGATGGaattgtgttgggctacagttggttcAGACTGAATTGTATTGGACTACAGTTGGTTCAGtctgaactgtgttgggctacagttggttcAGACTCAACTATGTTGGGCTGTGATAGGATTAAGATTGAATTGTATTGGACTACAGTTGGTTCAGACTGaattgtgttgggctacagtttgTTCAGACTGAATTGTATTGGACTACAGTTTGTTCAGACTGaattgtgttgggctacagttggttcagactgaactgtgttgggctacagttggttcagactgaactgtgttgggctacagttggtcCGAACTGAACTATGTTGGGCTGCGATAGGATTAAGACTGAATTGTATTGGACTACAGTTGATTCAgactgaactgtgttgggctacagttgatTCAgactgaactgtgttgggctacagttggtttAGACGgaattttgttgggctacagttggttcCGACTGAActctgttgggctacagttggttcAGATGGaattgtgttgggctacagttggttcAGATTGAAAAGGCAAGACGAGCTCAATCAAGTATCAGAAAATCCTAGTActaaacatcatgccttctgtgaagaagctgaagcttgggcatccttggaccttccaacagaacaatgatcccaaacatacCTGAAAGTCCAAGGTTTGGTTGGACCTAAACCCCATAGAAACTAAGGTTCCTCAGGAATGCCTTTtagaagctggtgtcttgctaggcatcacatttgcagcagggtCTAACAGCAGAAGGGTGTCCTCCTGAGTACTAATGGCTGCAGTCATTATTAAAGGTGGTTTTTTGAGCTGAATGAGGGGAAAACACTTGTTTTATGAattgtgttgagatatttaaattgctcttgtCTGATTGGTTAATTGCAAACTCCATATTTGCAAAAACCATATTTGGATAACCTTGATGCAACTGCGTCTATTTCTTACTTTCTTTTGCAGCAAGTTCTGATGCTACCCAAAAGCCACCGGATGTGGGTCCAGTAATTCCCCATGGTAATATTAATCACAAGGCATTTCTGCAGTTTTCATTTCCGTTAATGTTGCCATTACACCATATTCAGTACGTTGCTACTGTTGTGAGAGTGGAGAATTgtccttaaaaaaacaaaaaaaacaaacaaacactgcccCAGTTGGCTCGATTGCCACAGTGTTGATTTGGGTTCAGTCTTAGAATGACagatttaattaatattaataatttaataatatcaTTTACAATGTTTACTTAAGTAATTTTGTGATACAGGTTTACAGTTTTCAGACTGTTCTAGCAGTTTCACTACCATGacttttagttaaaaaaaaaggtgaaaattTTAATTTAGTTGAATTCTATTGTCATCATACTACTATACATAATATAGGCCTGTCCAGTACGGCCACTCAAGTCTCCGGTGCAGAGTAGGCAGGACATATAAAAGTGCAAAGAGACAAGACAGGATGTACAGAcaataataaatagaataaatacaaaaatatttggatataaatacatgcatgtgcaaatgcatgcatgaAAGCTGGTTAATTAAGGTCCAAACTAAGTTACTAAATTAACAGTgatatgaaataaatatgtaatactAAATTAGATTACACTTTTCTGAATGTTGTATGTCATGTCATATTATTCTAGTATTTAAAATTTACTGTAAAGCTTTCATCTCCACACCAATCCGGCGGTGCTGTGGTCTTCACTGAACACAACTGTCTTTTGTTTCCAGTCAAAAACTGTGATGAATACCCCACTATTGAACATGGAGACGTTTACACATCCGGTAAGGCGGCCTTAACAGTTCGGTGTGCTGCCCATTACAAACGCGTGGGACCAGAGCAAGTAATGTGTGTTAACGGACAGTGGTCAGACCTGCCTGTCTGTAAAGGTTGGTGAAATCAGGCCAGTTTAAGTGTGAATTTACTCAAAATCCAGCTAATTTGCAGATGATTTATTGATGTTCTTCTTGGTCTGCAGCTCCGTGTAAACTGGATCAGTCAAGATTTACATATGTTCAAAGGGAATACATGGAACACTCTGAAactgaggtttttttttgtagtggCATTCACAGAGTATCAGTCAAATGCGACGACGGAAGAGCGTACTATAAAGGATGTAAGTGTTTGGTCTGCGTCCCACCTGCACATTAACACTGGTTAATTATGAACTTGTCCATAattggttctgcaaacctgtgagCCGAATGTGTTTGGTCCGGTTAGAAGAAACGCAGTTTACATCAGCTTCAGTTTCCCACAAGCCTTCTCAGtgttccttctttttcttttcaggCCAATGGAACGACTGGGTAAGTAAACACAGTGTATCAGTACAGGACTTTAAGTCTTCCAGTGGAGTTGCTCTGGGTGTGGGAGGCTAATGTGTATAAGTTGTATAATGAAGTGCCTTTTGTTTTGACAGTGAGATCTGTGTGTACGGCGTGGCTCACggagaaaaaaacaaccaaGCCTCATTCTACCTTTTCTCTCATTACAATGTGGAACCCGAATAAAGACGGTTCTTAAATAGAGAACGTTTGACTTGGGTACTCTTTTAAAGCTGTGGTGGATTTACTTGGTTTGCTGCTCAAAACAAGGACCTGGAATTTAAGACGGACAGAGCCGACAGCTCAAAGCTCAAAAAAATCACAGCTAACAAACAGGCATTTTTCatcccaaccaaagtcacatatttcatttttatgcaTCAAACAACAACTTAAATACTGAAGAAATGGGTTTtaaaccagcctgtaaaaaaatcACACCTTCATTACTGataaaaccacacaaaacaGGTTGcacatcaaataaacaaaatcatTCGTATGTAGGCTGTAAAATGGGCCTACGAAATCCACTGATGATGTAATTTACCTTAACACTccaataattaattattatttacttttcaGGTTCACCAGCACATATTTAGGGctctatcttacaccccacgCGAGGCACGTCCCAATGCcaaccccgccaacagtctattttcacgtcTCCCACCTGTGTCGtttaaacagcagtgctgcttgcGAATgtatctacgccgatgggcgcggtggtctcgaaatgaggtgtgtatAGGTCAATTTCTGGTATATTGATATACAGTATAAGTCTTGGAGCTCCACTGAccgaaaacaacctaggcagacgtcaacagtgcactgaaatagcaatctgccACAGTCAGACCTAGCACCTGGCTCCACATGAGTCCAAAGTCAACGGCTATGCCTCGACCGGTAAGAGGGGCCTACTTAATAATCAGttatggtgttaatgttatgactgatcggtGTATATATCCTGGTTTTGGGCTTAATTGAGTAAGCTGTGTCAGCTGTTCGTGAGAGTCACTGGGATGCAGTCAGATCCGGCTACCTGCGGTGTTCCTCAGGGTTAAGTAATTGGACCACTTTTATGAGACAGAAATACTCTAGTAAAGTACAGATACCTCTTAATCTACCTAAGTACAGTAACAAAGTACTGTCACtatttatttctgtaaaatAGCCCATCAGAGCACAGCTTATtggttgttgttttctttttcacaaactctctgtaaaaggaaaatctgtgtgttttattctgaggtgaaataacagggtggtaaacaggcttgttaaaCACCATCCAAGCTTTTTTCatcccaaccaaagtcacatatttaGTTTTTATGCATCAAACAACAACTTAAATACTGAAGAAATGGGTTTGTTAACCAGCATGACACACtctttgataaaaaaaaaaaatacgcAGAAACACTGAGTTCTCTGATTTTATTCTGATAAAGAGAACATTACAATGAGAATGGTTCAAGCTTTGGAGTTTGAGGGACTTCCAGTCGCTCTGCAGCTGAATGGTGCGCCATGTCACTGTCAAAACGGGAAATACAGACTCATTGAAACACAAACAGCATCACAGTTTCATCAGGTTTTGCACATCTTATTGTAATTTAGCTAAATTAtcccagaaaacacagctccacagctcaatgctggggggctttatacccgtctagccaatgcctggcattaggcagcatgcaTCCAATGGGTTcatcatgtctatctgctccagagagtcctattctattggaattacttccctacagggactaaacaagctgtgtgtgcatatgtctgcatttgcacatctgtgtcaggaatgagtgcaacttaaagtaggggtgtccacaaacactggGGTGGCCTGTATGTCTGGAtgcttttactttcactttcattttGTTAGCCCTCTCCACCTCACTTCCTtcgtttatttgtttctacagtTCTTCTGCTTCTTGCGCGAGATTTTGGACCTCCAAAAAACATTTTGGCCCAATCAGGCTCTCAATGTTGGTAATTAATATGCAAAAGCTCATAAACAATGCCAGTTTTTATTAGCTGTTACCCAAGACACATGTAAAATACTTTATTACTGGGGCGTACATGTTTATGAACCtggttcagtgtgtttatatactTACCCAGTCGTTCCATTGGcctgaaaagaaaaagaaggaacaCTGAGAAGGCTTGTGGGAAACTGAAGCTGATGTAAACTGCGTTTCTTCTAACCggaccaaacacaaacacatattaTGGACAAGTTCATCATAATTAACCAGTGTTAATGTGCAGGTGGGACGCAGACCAAACACTTACATCCTTTATAGTACGCTCTTCCGTCGTCGCATTTGACTGATACTCTGTGAATGCCACTACAAAAAAATGACTCCGTTTCAGAGTGTTCCATGTATTCCCTTTGAACATATGTAAATCTTGACTGATCCAGTTTACACGGAGCTGCAGACCAAGAAGAACATCAATAAATCATCTGCAAATTAGCTGGATTTTGAGTAAATTCACACTTAAACTGGCCTGATTTCACCAACCTTTACAGACAGGCAGGTCTGACCACTGTCCGTTAACACACATTACTTGCTCTGGTCCCATGCGTTTGTAATGGGCAGCACACCGAACTGTTAAGGCCGCCTTACCGGATGTGTAAACGTCTCCATGTTCAATAGTGGGGTATTCATCACAGTTTTTGACTGGAAACAAAAGACAGTTGTGTTCAGTGAAGACCACAGCACCGCCGGATTGGTGTGGAGATTTACAGAAAACAAGTGTGactctgtggacaaaagtattgggacacctgctcatgttcatatttctttcatatttcattttcttcttaaatcaaggacattaaaatgagctgatcctgcttttgttggtgtaactgtctctactgtccagagaagaaaaaaacgtTCTAGATTTTgtgtagagcattgctgtgtggatttgattgcattcagctacaagagtgtTGGCgaggtcaggaggttggatgatgatgatgatgatgatgatgatgatgatcaccagcccacctcatcatccacaactacccaactcatctcaaaagtactggatggagctccaccaccataaTTCCAAAGTTGCTACTCCACAGCtattcaatgctggggggctttatacccctctatagcccacgcctggcattaggcagcatggtgccagtagggtcATAGGTTTATGACAGCTGTGTCAgtgatgggtgcaacttagtacGTCCGTAaatagtgtccacaaacaatctGTATAAAgaaacatatactgtatatgctgGAAGCAACTGGTAAAAGTGCAAATGTCATGCTTTTTGTTGTCAAGTACTGGTAAAACTGGTTGTTGGTACTGGTAATACTTTATATGCTTCTTCCTGGCTAACTGGAGAACTGTATGAGTGCATTGGTGGTGGGTATTACCATTGGCTATTACTGGACCAGTATTTGATGGGTTTCTGGGATCTTCTagaactgtaaaaaaaaggaaaatgtaaaagaGTTATTTAACGTTTACGTCACATCAGACGCTGCATTCAAATTAGGACAAACTGGTAGGATACTTCACATTCACCGAGAACATGAATATGGGCTATTCTAGAATTTGGGGTACATTTCGCTTCTCCCAGGTAaaccctttgttatttttcaaaaaatacataaacaattGAATAAAAATACTAATGACATTAAATTTCCACTATTAATAATGCTTGATATTTATTTTAGGCACAATTTATACGCCAAATATGAAGTAAATGACTCCCAGCCCACAAATTATTGACCTTGTTTTCCCCTCCTGATTTATACGCTGATGCAGGTAGCCAgtgcgctcggaggaaagcgtaGCTCCCCGTAgatccgatacaacagctaacagatgcctgtgctgaccaacatcatgctaggagtgatgtggggaggaagtgccatcaacccacccctgagattTTATAGACTAAAGCAAGTCCCACCATCACAGAGATGGgtaaattggtgacagtctaaatccagtgtacattagcaacattagcctagcatgtccTGTTGTAAACAAAAAGGAGCCcacatcagacaccaaacatgtgaCTTCTCTACTTACATGACATAATTTTACACAGTTTCCAGATTACCCAAACATTAGCCACAAGCATGGGGTGGTAAAGACTAACCAATGCTTCCTTCCATACACAGAAGTCCAGTTACTGCATGTTGAGGACCACCATGAAAGACCACAGGGACCCATCTTACTGAGCAGCATTTAACTAAATACTATAATATCATCTATGTATTAGAACGTCTCTAAATGGAATTCTCAAGGTCTTGACACATGTAAAAGCCACAGGCTTAGATAAGTCATTAGTTAGCCACTCAGTTAAACTACTCCAAAGTCTTCCTTTAGCTTTTAGGATCCATCCTGTTGCTACAACatgattcaaacccctgacgctggccaGCCAATGGAGAAAAGCTACGTTTAGTGGAACGTTTAGTACCAAGagaccttccagcttcaagtatggctcagcTCGACCCACCATCGTCTAAGATCCGTGGAAgatgagcgtccaggctttttactgtcctggcaccgatggaacgaactttccctgggtgtccgaacagcagtgCCGTtcgactgaagaccctcctcctccaagagtgtagtgtagagtattgTGGTTTACAGAGGGATCTTCTGGATCCTAGTctttacaaactagctaaggctaCTTTCTGagtaacagtgaagcacttctgtaagtcactctggagaagagagcgtctgccaaatgccttcaaggtaaatgtaaatgtaccacCAGCAGCCAAAAGAGAACAGATAAAGGTAAACAGTAGGTACGTTCCAGCAGGTTCCACTGGAAGACCACCCCTCAGGCCCTGCTCACACTTGCAAGTGGTTACTAATCATATCCACAAAGGGCTGGTGTGGGTAAAGGGTGAAGGGTGGTTTCACTGCCCTCCTATTGGGTTGGAGTGAAATTGTGAAATCCTGCAGTCCTGCAGGTTCTGTGTGGTTGGTATTCCCATGGTGGACAGTGAGATCTCAGTTTGCAATACAGGGCTATGCCTTGAAAGGCCTTTAGCATTCACTAGAGAGTCCGCTAGATAGTGACCCTAGTTTATCCATACTGGATTGGATGGAGTTAGGCCGTCTTACCGCAGGTTGGTGCAGGGGTCCATTGTCCATTCTTGCATGTGCTGTTGTTGTCTCCGACCAGCTCATACCCCTTCTTGCAAATGTATTCAACCTGTTCACTGGGTTCAAAAGTGTCCCGGTATGGTTGTGTGATCAACGCATTTAAAACCCGGACAGGAGCATGACACGCAAACCTGAGTCCTGCAACACAAATGAAACAGTGTCCAGAGCTGG
This portion of the Salminus brasiliensis chromosome 9, fSalBra1.hap2, whole genome shotgun sequence genome encodes:
- the LOC140561797 gene encoding complement factor H-related protein 1-like, which codes for MRIILLALCLWLGQVSTEKSCPSPKISQGFLVPQQEYYSHGTKVLYGCNPGQKPALQTWWGELKCHNGMWSHTPHCVAITDCIAPVVKNAKPVLPRVSYPDNSTVTFKCEKGFKAEGHDSLEATCENGVWSRLSGCTRLRFACHAPVRVLNALITQPYRDTFEPSEQVEYICKKGYELVGDNNSTCKNGQWTPAPTCVLEDPRNPSNTGPVIANVKNCDEYPTIEHGDVYTSGKAALTVRCAAHYKRMGPEQVMCVNGQWSDLPVCKAPCKLDQSRFTYVQREYMEHSETESFFCSGIHRVSVKCDDGRAYYKGCQWNDW